In the Hyphomicrobiales bacterium genome, one interval contains:
- a CDS encoding conserved hypothetical protein (Evidence 4 : Unknown function but conserved in other organisms), producing the protein MLANDIAKAVSTITETLDNSGPHDDHIVEALAGLKEASADWKAAGGQLCDSLATLIAVNQIHGSMIVAHGDEPPAEITQAFTLSKDLVDLAERAGFVVNDPEPSLPSPAM; encoded by the coding sequence ATGCTCGCGAACGATATCGCAAAAGCCGTCAGCACCATCACCGAGACGCTCGACAACAGCGGTCCGCATGACGACCATATTGTCGAGGCGTTGGCCGGTCTGAAGGAAGCATCGGCTGACTGGAAGGCCGCCGGCGGCCAGCTTTGCGACAGCCTCGCGACCCTCATCGCCGTCAACCAGATCCATGGTTCGATGATCGTTGCCCATGGCGACGAGCCGCCGGCGGAAATCACGCAAGCCTTCACGTTGTCGAAGGACCTCGTCGACCTCGCGGAGCGCGCCGGCTTCGTCGTCAACGATCCAGAGCCCTCGCTCCCGTCGCCTGCGATGTGA